The Nymphaea colorata isolate Beijing-Zhang1983 chromosome 7, ASM883128v2, whole genome shotgun sequence DNA window TTTAACGTATATGGATTGCATGAGCCTCGGAAGTCACTCTCGAACCTTCCGTCAACTCGATCTTGCTTCAAACGCGTCAGAAACGCTAGCGAGCTGAGAGTCAGTCCAAAACCAGGTGAAACCGCTAGGTTATGAACTTAAAAACTGAATGAAGAATTCTAACACTGCGGCACTGCATGCCCACAACCGCTGGCCGCCCATGGGAAGGCTtttcagcttcttcttcttcttcctcagtCATCTCTCTTCAATTAATGCGTTTCTTAACAATCCAAACACTCGATGTACGTAGCAAGCCGCAGCGGGTCAATGATTTTGTAGATCATTTTGCCAACTAGGTGGAACAGCAGGTCTATATATATGAAGTTCGTCATACTATGCTGTGGATCATCATTCTTTACTCATCAATCCTCCGATTCTCATCGTCTGTCAGCCATGTTCCGATCCTTCGTCCTTTCTCCCAAGTCTGTCACCGTTGCATGGGCAGACCACCCAGAGTACTGGAAGGTGTCTTCCATGCACAACTCCCGGTATTTTGAACCCCAACCCACCCgtctcactcactctctctctctctctctatcataGACATGCATACAAACGCATTGGGTCCTTTTTTTTACTGCAGTCTCTTTTTTAGGGTGTTACAGTTTTACCCACCAATTGGGTATTTCTGTCTCTTTCAATTGATGAACAGGGTTTTGCGTTGTTATTTTGATTAAATTTGTGAATGCATATTGATGATAGTGTCGTCGTCATCGTCAATTTGCAACTGACATTGGTTGAGTCGGGCAGGAAAATGATAGTATGATGCGTATGGGGTTAATTCCTTCGTTTGCTTCaataaaaaataggtttttctttctttttcacctcAGATTATTATTTAATGAGTTACTGCATATGGGTTATTagttttttctcaaatattttattCAGTCATGTAGCTCATCAAATTCTACATAAATCGTCATAAACTGTTATTAATTAGGCCAactgaattttgatttttatatttatacttttatgaaaaaaaaaatttgaatgacTTTCAGCAATTGTCTGAAGGGATTAaccattaaattaaaaaaaccattttcCTCGGCcctctattttttaattatattatcAGCACATGCTCTTCGAAAATACCATAGTTGCACATTTTCTTCATGAAATTATAAGCCCTAATGACGTATAAATTCTACGTCATCCATATAATAATATCGAAAAATGGCATGAATTTTTAAGAGCATGGATATCTATCTATCAATCTGATCTAATCACTGCGTTAAATTTTACCATGCTTACAAATATCTAATAGACTTCCTTCTGTACACTTGGTATCATGGATGACAGTTTTGAACCAGGGTAGGCTAGTTATTAGTTGCAGCATCTCCATAGGTTTCTTTTTGTATCAGCATTCCGTGATGATTTTTTGACACAATCAACAGTGATGATTTTTTGATCATCTTGTTGTTGACAATCAAAATGTGGCAGGTTCTCACAGAAAGCAGAGCTTTTACAAGTCTGCTGGCTGCAAATCCAGGGCACGTTTGATACGGCAATACTCGAGAAAGATACCACATACTCACTCCTCTATTTCTTCAAGCACAATGATAAAGCATCAGGTTTAGAAAACGGAGCGGAGGTTTCTCTCTCACTGAAAGATGGGAAGACGATCTGCAAACGCCAAGTGCATCTGAAACCCGGCAGCTCCGACTTCATAAAACAGGATGGAGAAGAATGGCTTGCAATTGAGGCGGGGACGTTTCAGCCATCTGGCATTACTCGCGATATCAGTTTTAATCTGCTGGATTGCAGCAGTAACTGGAAGAGTGGTCTCGTGTTTGCTGGAGTAGAGATTCGTGCTGTCTCGACTTGATCTTATGCTTCGACGAACAAGTGGTTCCCAAAACGTGCTCCATCGTCAACACATCTTTGGATTGGGAGTCCTATAGTGCCCATTTGTGTTTATCTACCGGTTTATTCCGTATTGTGTTTGTCTTATGGTGATAAAGGGGGGATGTGTCGATCCACATTGTATTTGATTTGTGTATTTTATATTGTTGTGGATTCCAAAATTACCAGGTCCAACAAACATGGATTTTGGGTCCTAGGCCAACTTGTCTTGCTTGTGTAGTGATCATTTGTTGTGTTGTTTCGTGAGAAATAAAGTGGATCCAACATAAATTCAAGCCACTTAATCCCTACTTTCAACTTGAGCATATAAGCCTCATATTATTCTGCCATGTTAACCATACAAGTGCAAGTTGATTAACCAGAAGAAAAATGTCCATTAgcttaataaagaaaacttttttttttttttactgaaatgCTTCCAAGAGTGTCTGAATATACTTGATATGATATCTAATTGCCATAATATTATTGTTATCATCATTCCCTAAATACTTGGACATGACCTTAGATGAACATAATGTTCTTGACCAAAAAGGGTTAACCAGAAGTAATTGGTAAAAGTAAATGGAAATAAAACATGACCAAAAACCAAATCTTCTCAATGGAAGAAGGTGGGTTGGAGTTTGGTGGCCAAGATAAGATTAAACCAATTTGTTCCAATTATTTTTCTAACCTTTTTGGCTCTACAGATGGCTCGGGGGAGACACTTCCAGGTCTATGGGATAGAGAGATCGTTTCAGAGACAGAAAACCAGGTGGTAGAAATGACTGCCTTGGTGACCTAGGTTTAGCTGACATTCATTTTCTAGCAATAGTACAGAAATCAGGTGTACTTGTAACACAATAAAAAACTTAGGTGTATTTCTTAGAAAAACCATCAATTGTTTGTAGAAATAAGGTCACTTGtaaacaatacaaaaatttGCACTACTTGGTTTCTCGTATGGAGCATAACATAATGCCCATTTAATTATGAATTGTGTTTTTACAATAGGTAAACTCAGAAGTtcaaaaggtaaaaaaaaaagttaggttTTTCATAAGATTTTGTTAAATTTCTAGATAGTTCAGGAGAAAAACAAACAGCAGACAGAAGTGACATATGCGAAACAAATGCTAGACACGAAGAACATAATGTTCtattcctaaaatcatcaaacagtggacaaagaacatcattgtctatgaaaataggacagtagtgtaatggacaggacgtcctgtctgtcctgttccaatggacaacaatcaaacgacctcttaagtTCCATCTCATAATGCTTTAGGTTTTGCGGAAACATGATTTTAATTGAATTAGGTAAGCAGCTAAGCAAGACATCATCTAATATAGagctttattatattttattaacaTTTATTTACTGAGGGTAAACTTCTAATTAAGGTCTTCTTCGCAAACAGATTTTGGAGGATCTTATGCTtccattttttcacaaaatgtaGCTCTTAGCTTTCCAATTCATGAGTGGCAGTATCAGATGGCCATGCAGTAATAGGGGCTGACTAAGATAGTAGTTGTTCGCAGTGGTGAggctagaaattttttactAAGGAGTACTGTTACTATTTTGAAATTTACGgggtcactcatatgtaaaaaaaaaaaaagagaaaaccagaGAGAAATCTAAGTGTAAATAAAGTGATTTTTTGGGGCTAGTGTAGGCAACAAATCACAAAATGGCTCCACCACTAGTTGACTGGGTTCTGATGAATTCTTACACATGTTTTTGTTGGTATACTGCCTCACTTGTAGGTCTCATGTCATTTGAAGATATTGGCCAGTTCATAAAGGTGTGGTCAATGCCTTACAAGGAACCATGTTAAACCGAGTGAGGGACATTACAATGTTTGTgaaaaggtttttc harbors:
- the LOC116257146 gene encoding putative F-box protein PP2-B12, with the translated sequence MFRSFVLSPKSVTVAWADHPEYWKVSSMHNSRFSQKAELLQVCWLQIQGTFDTAILEKDTTYSLLYFFKHNDKASGLENGAEVSLSLKDGKTICKRQVHLKPGSSDFIKQDGEEWLAIEAGTFQPSGITRDISFNLLDCSSNWKSGLVFAGVEIRAVST